One genomic region from Candidatus Tisiphia endosymbiont of Dioctria linearis encodes:
- the atpA gene encoding F0F1 ATP synthase subunit alpha, which produces MGSTQKLKAVELAEVLKKEIANIEQFSDLREVGQVITVGDGIARVYGIDNVEAGEVVEFASGVKGLALNLETDSVSIILIGNDREVKQGDSVKRTGKTIQVPVGKSLLGRVVDGMASPIDGKGEIITDSYRNIEENAPGIIARKSVTEPVQTGIKVIDSLIPIGRGQRELIIGDRQVGKTAIAIDTIINQRQAHLDNDEKNKIYCIYVAIGQKKSTIAQVVKKLEDSGAMEYTVVVAATASDPVALQYVAPYTGCSIGEYFRDNGMHALVIYDDLSKHAVAYRQISLLLRRPPGREAYPGDIFYLHSRLLERAANMSDKDGGGSLTALPIIETQAGDVSAYIPTNVISITDGQIFLENELFYKGIRPAVNIGISVSRVGAAAQVKSMKQLAGSVKLELAQFRELAAFAQFSSDLDSSTKQLISHGTRLSEILKQDQYAPFPIEEQVVSLYAGVKNYLDTIPVELVKEFELKLLQEIKLKENDILLSIKNQGQIIKETEEKLKFFLEKFVQNFLTDNKVG; this is translated from the coding sequence ATGGGTTCTACCCAAAAATTAAAGGCTGTTGAACTTGCTGAAGTACTAAAAAAAGAAATTGCTAATATTGAACAATTTAGCGATTTACGAGAAGTAGGACAAGTTATAACAGTTGGGGATGGCATAGCTAGAGTATATGGCATCGATAATGTCGAGGCTGGCGAGGTAGTTGAATTTGCTTCAGGAGTGAAAGGGCTTGCTCTTAACCTTGAAACAGACTCGGTAAGTATCATATTGATTGGCAATGACCGAGAAGTAAAACAAGGTGACTCGGTAAAAAGGACTGGCAAGACTATACAAGTACCAGTGGGTAAATCACTGCTTGGTAGAGTCGTTGATGGTATGGCGAGTCCTATTGATGGTAAAGGTGAGATTATAACCGATAGCTATAGAAATATCGAGGAAAATGCTCCGGGAATCATTGCTAGAAAAAGCGTTACAGAGCCGGTACAAACAGGCATTAAAGTGATCGACTCTCTAATTCCTATTGGTCGGGGGCAGAGGGAGTTAATTATTGGTGACAGGCAAGTAGGAAAAACCGCTATTGCTATCGATACGATTATTAACCAAAGACAAGCTCATCTTGACAATGATGAAAAAAATAAGATTTATTGCATTTACGTAGCTATTGGTCAAAAAAAATCGACTATCGCCCAGGTAGTAAAAAAATTGGAAGATTCAGGGGCTATGGAATATACGGTAGTTGTAGCCGCTACCGCCTCTGATCCCGTTGCGTTACAATATGTGGCACCTTACACTGGTTGTAGTATTGGCGAGTATTTCCGTGATAATGGCATGCATGCATTAGTTATTTACGATGATTTGAGTAAACATGCTGTTGCCTATAGACAAATATCTCTATTGCTCAGAAGACCACCAGGGCGTGAAGCATATCCGGGAGATATATTTTATCTACATTCTAGGTTACTGGAACGAGCAGCAAATATGTCGGATAAAGATGGTGGTGGTTCTCTTACGGCTTTGCCCATTATTGAGACCCAGGCAGGTGATGTTTCTGCATATATTCCAACCAATGTTATATCAATTACTGATGGACAGATTTTTTTAGAGAATGAACTATTTTATAAAGGTATCAGACCGGCGGTAAATATTGGTATATCAGTTAGCAGGGTAGGAGCAGCCGCCCAAGTAAAATCTATGAAACAACTAGCAGGAAGCGTCAAACTTGAATTAGCCCAATTTAGGGAATTAGCCGCTTTTGCTCAGTTTAGTTCAGATTTAGACAGCTCAACTAAGCAGCTTATCTCACATGGTACAAGGTTAAGCGAGATATTGAAGCAGGATCAATATGCCCCCTTCCCTATTGAAGAGCAAGTGGTTAGTCTTTATGCTGGGGTAAAAAATTACCTTGATACTATTCCTGTTGAATTAGTAAAAGAATTTGAGCTTAAATTACTCCAAGAAATAAAACTTAAAGAAAACGATATTTTATTATCCATTAAAAATCAGGGACAAATCATTAAAGAAACGGAAGAAAAGTTAAAATTTTTCTTAGAAAAATTTGTACAGAACTTTCTTACTGACAATAAAGTTGGGTAG
- the atpD gene encoding F0F1 ATP synthase subunit beta, which yields MTKIIGKIVQIISAVVDVQFNSGGNLPKILNALECYNNGEKVILEVSQHIGDDIARCIAMNPTEGLVRGQEVVDTGDTIKVPVGTGTLGRIMNVIGMPIDGRGEINSTKCASIYRPSPDFVDQSTEKNILATGIKVIDLLAPYAKGGKIGLFGGAGVGKTVLIMELINNIAKAHGGYTVFAGVGERTREGNDLYHEMIGSSVIDLKNPEKSKVALVYGQMNEPPGARARVALTGLTIAESFRDLDGGQDVLFFVDNIFRFTQAGSEVSALLGRIPSAVGYQPTLATDMGELQERITSTKLGSITSVQAIYVPADDLTDPAPAASFTHLDATTVLSRQIAELGIYPAVDPLDSGSQLLSPTIVGEKHYSVAREVQKVLQTYKSLQDIIAILGMDELSEADKLTVTRARKIQRFLSQPFHVAEVFTGMPGKLVSLADTIEGFHGLVSGKYDHLPEAAFYMIGSIDEAVEKAETLKAKVA from the coding sequence ATGACAAAAATTATCGGTAAGATTGTGCAAATTATCTCAGCTGTGGTTGATGTGCAGTTTAATAGTGGTGGGAATTTGCCGAAGATTCTCAACGCACTTGAGTGCTATAATAATGGAGAAAAGGTGATATTAGAAGTATCACAGCATATAGGGGATGATATTGCTAGATGTATAGCTATGAATCCAACAGAAGGGTTAGTAAGAGGTCAAGAGGTGGTCGATACCGGGGATACCATTAAGGTACCCGTTGGCACTGGGACTCTTGGGCGTATAATGAATGTAATTGGTATGCCAATTGATGGAAGAGGTGAAATTAATTCCACTAAATGTGCTTCAATTTACCGACCATCCCCAGATTTTGTTGACCAATCAACTGAAAAAAACATTCTGGCTACAGGAATTAAAGTCATTGATCTCCTAGCTCCTTATGCAAAAGGAGGAAAAATTGGATTATTTGGTGGTGCCGGGGTAGGAAAAACAGTATTAATTATGGAGCTTATTAATAATATTGCCAAGGCTCATGGAGGATATACGGTTTTTGCCGGAGTTGGAGAAAGGACTAGAGAAGGCAATGACTTGTATCATGAAATGATTGGTTCCAGCGTAATTGATCTAAAAAATCCAGAGAAATCTAAAGTAGCCCTGGTTTATGGACAAATGAACGAACCGCCCGGTGCAAGAGCTAGAGTTGCTTTAACTGGACTCACTATAGCCGAAAGTTTCAGAGATTTAGATGGAGGACAGGATGTCCTGTTTTTTGTCGATAATATTTTCCGCTTCACTCAGGCTGGTTCTGAGGTATCAGCCCTTTTAGGTAGAATACCTTCGGCAGTGGGTTATCAACCAACACTAGCAACTGATATGGGCGAGTTACAAGAACGTATTACTTCAACAAAGTTGGGGTCAATTACTTCGGTACAGGCGATTTATGTGCCGGCAGATGACCTGACTGACCCTGCTCCTGCTGCCTCTTTTACCCATTTGGATGCAACGACTGTACTTAGTCGACAAATTGCCGAGCTTGGTATTTATCCGGCAGTAGATCCGCTTGATAGTGGTTCACAGTTGCTAAGTCCAACAATTGTGGGAGAAAAACATTACTCAGTTGCTCGTGAGGTGCAAAAAGTTTTACAGACCTATAAGTCGCTACAAGATATCATTGCAATTCTGGGAATGGATGAGTTATCAGAAGCGGATAAATTAACTGTTACCAGGGCAAGGAAAATTCAACGCTTTTTATCTCAACCTTTCCATGTTGCTGAAGTATTTACAGGTATGCCTGGAAAACTTGTTAGTTTAGCTGATACTATTGAAGGGTTTCATGGCTTGGTTTCTGGTAAATATGATCACTTACCAGAGGCTGCTTTTTATATGATAGGCAGTATTGACGAAGCAGTAGAGAAAGCTGAAACGCTTAAAGCCAAAGTAGCATAA
- the atpG gene encoding ATP synthase F1 subunit gamma yields the protein MSGLKQLRSRIKSVKSTQKITKAMQIVSATKFTKAKNQVKDSEDYIEALRDIMANVASRNNLQDMAEEGKKFFSEGTCSSDLNRPHLLIVITSERGLCGSFNFSVSKQVKFDIANLENAGKQVRLMIIGKKGYDLLKLQYSHYIDNYFDFPKYHNNNLAFQVKDKLMEMVGSSKISNCQIYFNKCKNAMTQIATKQQILPIEKQISSNEQYSSYEYEGEGLILNMINLYVTAQINYALLQSRVSEEGARMTAMDNATKNANELINKLTLTLNRSRQDIITRDLIEIIAGAEAI from the coding sequence ATGTCAGGTTTAAAGCAATTAAGATCTCGTATAAAAAGCGTTAAATCAACGCAAAAAATTACTAAGGCTATGCAAATAGTCTCGGCTACCAAATTTACCAAAGCCAAAAACCAAGTTAAGGACTCAGAAGATTATATTGAGGCTCTACGGGATATAATGGCTAATGTAGCATCTAGAAATAATTTACAGGATATGGCTGAAGAAGGGAAAAAATTCTTCTCAGAAGGAACATGTTCAAGTGATTTGAATAGACCGCACTTACTGATAGTAATTACCTCGGAACGCGGTTTGTGTGGATCTTTTAACTTTTCAGTATCCAAGCAAGTGAAATTTGATATTGCAAATTTGGAAAATGCTGGTAAACAAGTAAGACTGATGATTATTGGTAAAAAGGGTTATGATCTATTAAAATTGCAATATTCCCATTATATTGACAATTATTTTGATTTTCCCAAATATCATAATAATAATTTGGCATTTCAGGTTAAAGATAAACTAATGGAGATGGTAGGCAGTTCTAAAATTAGCAATTGTCAAATATATTTTAATAAATGTAAAAATGCTATGACACAGATTGCAACTAAACAGCAAATATTACCAATTGAAAAACAAATATCTTCAAATGAGCAATATTCAAGCTATGAATATGAAGGTGAAGGGCTTATTTTGAATATGATTAATCTTTACGTAACGGCACAAATTAATTATGCTTTACTACAAAGTAGGGTTAGTGAAGAAGGGGCTAGAATGACAGCAATGGATAATGCAACAAAAAATGCGAATGAGCTTATTAATAAGTTAACATTAACTTTGAATAGGTCTAGACAAGATATAATTACTCGGGATTTAATTGAAATTATTGCAGGAGCAGAAGCTATATAA
- the atpH gene encoding ATP synthase F1 subunit delta, producing MALCGLLLLGLLEFYGCNSIMINNKLVQNYTSALFNNALANALEDKIFEQVTIIDQFINDNPQIKAVIFSPVVKDIDKCKIIELITKNFNVESIVKRFLLILLKHSRMPILSSIVVLYQQLLNRSKNIKMVTITSAKILHSKEKQWLTKYLEDDFQQKVAINFSQNQSIIGGIIIQYDSIVRDYSIAGMLEKITKTLKTAKI from the coding sequence ATGGCTTTATGTGGTTTATTATTGCTTGGCTTATTAGAGTTTTATGGATGTAACAGTATAATGATCAATAATAAATTAGTACAAAATTATACTTCTGCGTTATTTAATAATGCACTAGCTAATGCTTTGGAAGATAAAATATTTGAGCAGGTTACGATTATCGATCAATTTATCAACGATAATCCACAAATCAAGGCTGTTATATTTTCTCCTGTAGTAAAGGATATTGATAAATGTAAAATAATTGAATTAATTACCAAAAACTTTAATGTTGAATCTATAGTTAAGCGGTTTTTGTTAATATTGCTAAAGCATTCACGTATGCCTATTTTATCAAGCATAGTGGTATTATACCAACAACTACTTAATAGAAGCAAAAATATTAAGATGGTAACAATAACTTCTGCTAAAATTCTGCATAGTAAAGAAAAACAATGGTTAACTAAATATTTAGAAGATGATTTCCAGCAGAAAGTTGCGATAAATTTTAGTCAGAATCAGTCAATTATTGGTGGTATTATTATACAATATGATAGCATTGTTAGGGATTACTCTATTGCTGGAATGTTAGAAAAAATAACGAAAACCTTAAAAACTGCAAAGATTTAG